The Ammoniphilus oxalaticus genome includes a region encoding these proteins:
- a CDS encoding helix-turn-helix domain-containing protein has protein sequence MMYGPLLKEARLKAGLSQEEMAEKLHLSRSNVSRLENNYLALKVRDLVDWFQVTGAPEIAAAIICGVDVAAVMQIISTVSTMVVWALTT, from the coding sequence ATGATGTACGGTCCATTGCTTAAGGAAGCAAGACTTAAAGCGGGGCTCAGCCAAGAGGAGATGGCAGAAAAGTTACACCTATCAAGGAGTAATGTATCAAGGCTTGAGAACAATTACTTGGCTTTAAAGGTAAGGGATTTAGTCGATTGGTTTCAAGTGACGGGAGCCCCAGAGATAGCGGCCGCAATCATATGCGGTGTCGATGTAGCGGCTGTCATGCAAATCATATCAACGGTATCGACGATGGTCGTGTGGGCGCTTACTACATAG
- a CDS encoding helix-turn-helix domain-containing protein, giving the protein MFGDRLKNLRKEKKLRQEDVANKIGTARTTYAMYEQGKREPDNETLLRLSDFFGVSVDFLLTGEMKGQLMIDFNKEDVTSFIEDPAHVKFSNRFRKLAEDHNMDPSKLAIEFGVSDENIRDLMNYRSLPSNGYLEEISKFFNVSTDYLLGRTDDPRGVHSTNKVTVAGQEINLSLDELKLFEELRKHPVLFHDLATNPEAKVKELIKLYKMKKILLDEDDEEFGEGFGELED; this is encoded by the coding sequence TTGTTTGGTGATCGTTTAAAAAACCTAAGAAAAGAAAAGAAATTACGCCAAGAAGATGTAGCTAACAAAATTGGAACCGCCAGAACTACATACGCAATGTATGAGCAAGGCAAGCGCGAACCTGATAATGAAACCCTCCTGAGACTTTCTGATTTCTTTGGTGTAAGTGTCGACTTCCTGCTAACCGGGGAAATGAAAGGACAATTAATGATTGACTTTAATAAAGAGGATGTAACTTCTTTTATTGAAGATCCGGCACACGTAAAGTTTTCTAATCGTTTCAGAAAACTCGCCGAGGATCACAACATGGATCCATCTAAATTAGCAATAGAATTTGGAGTATCTGATGAAAACATTCGTGATCTTATGAATTATAGATCGCTTCCTAGCAATGGATACTTAGAGGAAATTTCGAAGTTCTTTAACGTATCAACTGACTACCTTCTAGGACGGACTGATGATCCTCGGGGAGTACACTCAACAAACAAAGTCACCGTTGCTGGTCAAGAAATCAACCTATCTTTAGATGAATTGAAACTATTTGAAGAGTTGAGGAAGCACCCCGTCCTCTTCCACGACTTGGCTACGAATCCAGAAGCAAAAGTAAAAGAACTTATCAAGCTCTATAAGATGAAGAAGATATTATTGGATGAAGACGATGAGGAATTTGGGGAAGGGTTTGGGGAGTTGGAAGATTAG
- a CDS encoding DUF6978 family protein: protein MLTDKEAKQLFEAIKDLVENKPIDFPQLGDSIQLDVVSTFDNDRFIIDIQRKGQINIKKCTYQTRYQRVVPLFRIDIEGPPHQNPDLEIIPCPHIHVYREGFGDKWAYPLDEYIDTEASDLGRVLFDFLKYNNIRNIPQIRYQGSDLFNGSSGET, encoded by the coding sequence ATGTTAACAGATAAAGAAGCAAAACAACTCTTCGAAGCAATAAAGGATTTAGTAGAAAACAAACCAATTGACTTTCCCCAATTAGGTGATTCGATACAACTGGATGTTGTAAGCACTTTTGATAACGACAGGTTTATTATAGACATACAACGAAAAGGGCAAATTAACATAAAAAAATGTACTTACCAAACAAGGTATCAAAGGGTTGTTCCTTTATTTAGAATTGACATCGAAGGTCCGCCACATCAAAATCCAGATCTTGAGATAATCCCTTGTCCACATATCCATGTATACCGTGAGGGGTTTGGGGATAAATGGGCCTATCCTTTGGACGAATATATCGATACAGAAGCAAGTGATTTGGGTAGGGTGCTCTTTGATTTTTTGAAGTATAATAATATTAGAAACATACCTCAAATTCGGTATCAGGGAAGTGATTTGTTTAATGGATCTTCAGGGGAAACTTAA
- a CDS encoding ATP-binding protein codes for MSDVAEEIKIRIEQLLRDRQGSEPQQMKSEPYEKEKKVECQSCQDKGIRFDGIRNGAEYWSDCECKAIRRIKRLMKSSQLSDEFLSKSFENYRNWAGDERLDELWKTARKYAFDFENMRKLEEGNSIGFAGEVGIGKTHLGCAVANELMKQGVQVVYFNFVNGFKEMFSQYDNGGLQVQKIRETLQKCEVLFIDDIGKGRVNPQIGVPDITRGVHDEMYGLIEHRYFNRLPIIWTSEYELELITMLGEATASRLMEMSGKNLVKVFYEEGETVGELNYRLRHHFVGV; via the coding sequence ATTTCGGACGTAGCGGAGGAAATCAAAATCCGAATAGAGCAATTGCTTCGGGATCGCCAAGGCAGCGAACCGCAGCAGATGAAATCCGAGCCTTACGAGAAAGAAAAAAAGGTTGAATGTCAGTCATGTCAGGATAAGGGGATACGTTTTGATGGAATTCGAAACGGAGCCGAATATTGGAGTGACTGCGAATGTAAAGCAATTAGACGGATTAAGCGGCTCATGAAATCGAGTCAACTATCAGACGAGTTTTTATCCAAGTCCTTTGAAAACTATCGAAACTGGGCTGGGGATGAAAGATTAGATGAACTTTGGAAGACTGCGAGAAAATACGCCTTTGATTTTGAAAACATGAGGAAACTCGAAGAAGGCAATTCAATTGGCTTTGCTGGAGAAGTCGGGATCGGCAAGACGCATCTTGGTTGCGCTGTTGCGAATGAACTCATGAAACAAGGAGTTCAGGTTGTCTACTTCAACTTCGTAAACGGGTTCAAAGAAATGTTTAGCCAGTACGACAACGGTGGATTACAGGTCCAGAAGATTCGCGAAACATTGCAAAAATGCGAAGTATTGTTCATCGATGACATCGGCAAGGGAAGAGTTAATCCACAAATCGGTGTACCAGACATCACAAGAGGGGTTCACGACGAAATGTACGGGTTGATTGAACATCGATATTTTAATAGATTGCCGATCATTTGGACGTCTGAATATGAGCTTGAACTTATCACCATGTTGGGTGAAGCGACGGCTAGTCGGCTGATGGAAATGAGCGGCAAAAACTTAGTAAAAGTTTTTTATGAGGAGGGGGAAACGGTTGGAGAACTCAACTACCGATTGCGTCACCATTTCGTCGGTGTGTAG
- the recT gene encoding recombination protein RecT, translated as MSTKATSNELKNQLANRQGNNAATNNNPANTIAAYLKRMAPEIEKALPAHMDADRLARIALTTIRTTPKLLECTIPSLMGAVMQSAQLGLEPGLIGHCYIIPYGKEATFIIGYKGMIDLARRSGNIESIYAHAVYKNDEFEYEYGLKPNLVHKPAMSDQGDFIGAYAVAHFKDGGYQFEFMPKEEIDKRRNRSAASKGGPWVTDYEEMAKKTVVRHMWKYLPISIEIQQAATQDEVVRKDITEDPMPVDVLDIPFEASDAEETSEEGEINFD; from the coding sequence ATGAGCACAAAAGCAACGAGCAACGAATTGAAAAACCAATTGGCTAACCGACAAGGAAATAATGCGGCAACGAATAACAACCCTGCAAACACGATTGCCGCTTACTTAAAAAGAATGGCGCCTGAAATCGAAAAGGCCCTGCCAGCTCACATGGACGCGGATCGACTCGCGCGGATTGCGCTAACAACGATCAGGACGACACCGAAGCTATTGGAATGCACCATCCCATCTCTTATGGGGGCAGTGATGCAATCGGCTCAGCTGGGCCTGGAGCCTGGCCTTATCGGACATTGCTATATCATTCCCTACGGCAAGGAAGCGACTTTCATTATCGGCTACAAAGGAATGATCGACCTGGCGCGCAGATCAGGGAACATAGAAAGCATTTACGCCCACGCGGTATATAAAAATGATGAATTTGAGTATGAGTACGGATTGAAGCCTAATCTCGTACACAAACCAGCCATGAGTGATCAAGGGGATTTCATTGGAGCTTATGCAGTCGCCCACTTTAAAGACGGTGGGTACCAATTTGAATTTATGCCGAAAGAGGAAATTGACAAGCGTCGAAATAGGAGCGCGGCATCTAAGGGCGGTCCGTGGGTAACGGACTATGAGGAAATGGCAAAGAAAACGGTTGTGCGTCATATGTGGAAGTACCTGCCGATCAGCATTGAGATCCAGCAGGCGGCGACGCAGGACGAGGTAGTCAGGAAGGACATTACAGAGGATCCGATGCCAGTCGATGTGTTGGATATTCCTTTTGAAGCTTCCGATGCAGAGGAAACGAGCGAAGAAGGAGAAATTAATTTCGATTAA
- a CDS encoding DUF1829 domain-containing protein, translating to MDLQGKLKSSYLDWLNERISLRSINGAIEITSPMLDRHNDFLQIYVVPDGDAFRLTDDGYIINDLLMSGCEVDSTPRRKEIFQLLLNGYGVQRSDRDELFIKADIGDFPQKKHLLLQAMLSVNDMFMVARPHVQSIFLEDVENFLLDNDIRFFENINFSGRSGYSHTFDFGIPKSKASSERLIKTINHPTRDASQALLWAWSDTKEARKGDPTLYAFLNNSDSTIKNDVIDALSRYDVKTVLWTERDKYISELTA from the coding sequence ATGGATCTTCAGGGGAAACTTAAAAGTTCATATTTGGACTGGTTAAATGAAAGAATTTCATTGCGAAGTATAAACGGAGCCATTGAAATTACCTCTCCTATGTTGGATCGGCATAATGACTTCCTTCAGATTTATGTCGTGCCCGATGGAGATGCATTCAGGCTCACTGATGATGGATATATAATTAATGATCTTCTTATGTCCGGTTGTGAAGTTGACTCAACTCCGAGAAGAAAAGAGATTTTTCAGTTATTGTTGAATGGTTATGGAGTCCAAAGATCTGACAGGGACGAGCTTTTTATAAAAGCTGACATTGGTGACTTCCCGCAAAAGAAACACTTGCTCCTCCAGGCGATGCTATCAGTAAATGATATGTTTATGGTAGCAAGACCACATGTACAAAGCATTTTCTTAGAAGATGTGGAAAACTTTTTATTAGATAATGATATTCGTTTTTTCGAAAACATCAACTTTAGTGGAAGAAGTGGCTATAGTCACACGTTCGACTTTGGAATACCAAAATCAAAAGCTAGTTCAGAAAGGCTCATAAAAACAATTAACCATCCCACAAGGGATGCTTCACAAGCCCTGTTGTGGGCGTGGAGTGATACGAAAGAGGCTAGAAAAGGCGATCCAACCCTTTATGCTTTTTTAAACAATTCAGATTCAACTATAAAAAACGACGTCATTGATGCTTTATCAAGATATGATGTTAAAACCGTGCTTTGGACTGAAAGAGATAAATACATCAGTGAATTGACCGCTTAA
- a CDS encoding ImmA/IrrE family metallo-endopeptidase produces MRLKQQIHTDYWEERANKVLSHFNYNFPDEIDMYDICWRYGIRIMPLDYPFLDQYVQLESIENLDAFSIPKEKGRRGIIFIREDLNSIEKKLLLAEEFCHIYSHHTSQLNLDKHGVAKIENQAKRMSAYLLMPSKFIETIYDAAVDEAVLITDIADYFLVTEEFAHYRMELIFNRRVDGFSFLKGNIGTIQWFE; encoded by the coding sequence ATGCGACTTAAACAACAAATACATACCGACTACTGGGAAGAACGCGCCAACAAAGTACTCTCCCACTTCAACTATAACTTCCCAGATGAAATCGATATGTACGACATCTGTTGGCGTTACGGCATTCGGATCATGCCTCTTGATTACCCATTTCTAGATCAATATGTTCAACTGGAATCAATTGAGAACTTAGATGCCTTTTCCATTCCAAAAGAAAAAGGACGACGAGGGATAATATTTATTAGAGAAGATCTAAATTCGATTGAAAAGAAACTATTGCTTGCAGAAGAATTTTGTCACATCTATTCGCACCACACATCACAATTAAACTTAGACAAGCATGGTGTTGCAAAAATAGAAAACCAAGCAAAGAGGATGTCCGCTTACTTATTAATGCCTAGTAAATTTATCGAAACTATTTATGATGCCGCGGTCGATGAAGCTGTTCTAATCACGGATATTGCGGATTACTTCCTCGTAACAGAGGAATTCGCTCACTATCGAATGGAACTGATATTTAACCGCAGAGTAGATGGCTTCTCTTTCTTAAAAGGGAATATTGGGACCATTCAGTGGTTTGAGTAA
- a CDS encoding YqaJ viral recombinase family protein, with the protein MQAIRLVNTTDITDKEWLEWRRRGITGSDIGAICGINKWSSPVSVYMDKLGELPEQEDNEAMYFGRILEDVVAKEFSFRTGFRVERRNAILQHLEHEWALANIDRLIIDREKGHGILEVKTTSEYLKDQWTDDEVPASYLTQIQWYLFVTGLQWGYFATLIGGNKFIMKYVERDDELIQYLFDIGKEFWEEHVLKKAPPAFDGSDASTKLLSELYPKSEDGSQTELPDEANALITAIEQLKQDEKDLETTRKEYENKLKSMLGDFESGVIGDREVTWRSYETTRFDSKSFRKDHEDLFEKYRKTTLARRLLIK; encoded by the coding sequence TTGCAAGCGATCAGGTTGGTGAATACAACTGATATTACTGATAAGGAATGGCTTGAATGGCGCAGGAGAGGAATTACGGGTTCGGACATTGGCGCGATATGCGGCATTAATAAATGGAGTTCTCCTGTCTCTGTTTATATGGACAAGCTAGGGGAATTGCCAGAGCAAGAAGATAACGAGGCTATGTACTTCGGGAGAATTTTAGAAGATGTTGTTGCGAAAGAATTTTCTTTTAGAACAGGATTCAGAGTCGAAAGGAGAAACGCAATTCTGCAGCATCTAGAGCATGAGTGGGCGCTGGCAAACATTGACCGGCTCATTATTGATAGAGAGAAAGGGCACGGCATTTTAGAAGTTAAAACAACCTCAGAGTACTTGAAGGATCAATGGACTGATGATGAAGTTCCAGCAAGCTACTTAACACAGATTCAATGGTATTTGTTTGTGACAGGTTTGCAATGGGGTTACTTCGCAACCTTGATCGGCGGCAATAAATTCATTATGAAATATGTCGAGCGTGACGACGAATTAATTCAGTACCTTTTCGATATCGGGAAAGAGTTTTGGGAGGAGCATGTATTGAAGAAAGCCCCTCCTGCGTTCGATGGAAGTGACGCATCCACCAAACTTTTAAGTGAACTTTACCCTAAAAGCGAGGATGGCAGTCAAACGGAGCTTCCTGATGAAGCTAACGCTTTGATCACTGCCATCGAACAGCTAAAGCAAGACGAGAAGGATTTAGAGACAACAAGGAAAGAGTATGAAAACAAACTGAAATCGATGCTAGGTGATTTTGAATCTGGGGTTATCGGAGATAGAGAGGTTACTTGGAGAAGTTACGAGACGACTCGATTTGATTCAAAATCTTTCCGAAAAGACCATGAGGATTTATTTGAGAAATACAGAAAAACAACACTCGCTAGAAGACTTTTAATTAAATAG
- a CDS encoding helix-turn-helix transcriptional regulator produces the protein MRLWLVNKRNQLGLTQEEVANRSSIARTTYAMIEQDKRMPSVPVAKRIAKALKIDWTFFFDDECHETRHSSSKIESNPRKEVS, from the coding sequence ATGAGGTTATGGTTGGTAAATAAGCGTAACCAACTCGGACTTACACAAGAAGAAGTGGCCAACAGGTCATCTATTGCAAGAACCACTTATGCAATGATTGAACAAGATAAAAGAATGCCTAGTGTTCCTGTAGCAAAAAGAATTGCAAAAGCTCTAAAGATTGATTGGACGTTTTTTTTTGATGATGAATGTCACGAAACGCGTCATTCATCATCAAAAATAGAATCCAACCCCCGAAAGGAGGTGAGCTAG
- a CDS encoding DnaD domain protein has protein sequence MAKPPSKSFVGIENKILDEIIRRDFSKRQLSILHLVLRLSIGCQSDSAYIPRLKNFEICGVRNTHIRKELEGLEGARVLSWDRDRMIFALEMDCEKWEIAPIRTWNEDEFSKLIHINLLERDRKKVAKTGSLSTESYQNSNPKVTEIGTNGEESYRNSNREVTETVSSGYQNRNFEVTDSVTSYQNSNSKVTETVTPKLPKQELRQSENPYATRVEGVSKDSIKDNVKDNKELVVVVKDKPNVFVFWEKNGFGTISSFLSEEIGYWLDGQFFDESEEVIVEAMKIAILNNVRTWNYVNGILENWKRDGLKTIDQIKAHIAAFKTTGGNRSNAKDFGRSGGNQNPNRAIASGSPRQRTAADEIRALRERKKG, from the coding sequence ATGGCAAAACCTCCATCGAAAAGTTTTGTTGGCATCGAAAATAAAATATTAGACGAGATTATCAGACGTGATTTTTCTAAGAGGCAATTGTCCATCTTGCACCTTGTTCTCCGACTTTCTATCGGTTGTCAAAGCGATTCGGCATACATACCGAGGTTAAAGAACTTTGAAATTTGTGGGGTAAGAAACACGCACATTAGAAAGGAATTGGAAGGATTGGAGGGGGCAAGGGTTCTAAGTTGGGATCGGGATCGGATGATCTTCGCCTTAGAAATGGATTGTGAAAAGTGGGAAATAGCGCCGATTAGAACATGGAATGAAGATGAATTTTCAAAGTTAATTCACATTAATTTGTTAGAGAGAGATCGAAAAAAGGTTGCCAAAACAGGAAGTTTATCGACTGAAAGTTACCAAAATAGTAACCCAAAAGTTACTGAAATAGGAACTAACGGTGAAGAAAGTTACCGAAACAGTAACAGGGAAGTTACTGAAACAGTAAGTTCAGGTTACCAAAACAGGAACTTTGAGGTTACCGATTCAGTAACCAGTTACCAAAACAGTAACTCGAAAGTTACCGAAACAGTAACTCCAAAGTTACCAAAACAGGAACTTCGACAGTCAGAAAACCCTTATGCAACAAGGGTTGAGGGGGTCTCTAAAGACAGTATTAAAGACAATGTTAAAGACAATAAAGAATTAGTAGTAGTAGTAAAGGACAAACCTAACGTTTTTGTGTTTTGGGAGAAAAATGGATTCGGGACTATATCTTCTTTTCTAAGCGAAGAAATCGGGTATTGGCTTGATGGGCAATTCTTTGATGAATCAGAAGAAGTCATTGTCGAAGCCATGAAGATTGCCATCCTCAACAATGTTAGAACATGGAATTATGTTAATGGCATTTTAGAGAATTGGAAACGGGATGGCTTAAAGACCATTGATCAAATCAAGGCTCACATTGCCGCTTTCAAAACCACAGGGGGGAACAGATCAAATGCAAAAGATTTCGGACGTAGCGGAGGAAATCAAAATCCGAATAGAGCAATTGCTTCGGGATCGCCAAGGCAGCGAACCGCAGCAGATGAAATCCGAGCCTTACGAGAAAGAAAAAAAGGTTGA
- a CDS encoding Rha family transcriptional regulator, with amino-acid sequence MSQLVFIANNKPVTDSLTVAEVFNKRHDIVIRDIETQIEKLNQSGESEFSLHNFEESDYKNDRGRTYRKINLSEDAFTLVAMAYVTPEAMKMKVMFIQEFKRMREHIQSNVVPLSKDQALVTVLRTTADLVEGHDEIVKEQHEIRKLVTQIDEKVEEQITLDHGEQRRLQKAVATKVYELSDEPNERSQLFREIYREIKDRFAVASYKDVKRKELQIAIRYVANWIPRKVS; translated from the coding sequence ATGAGCCAACTAGTATTTATCGCAAACAATAAACCAGTAACAGACAGTCTTACGGTCGCTGAGGTATTCAACAAACGTCATGACATTGTTATTCGCGATATTGAAACCCAAATTGAAAAGTTGAATCAGTCTGGCGAAAGCGAATTCTCACTCCACAACTTTGAGGAGTCAGATTATAAGAATGACCGTGGTCGGACTTATAGAAAAATCAATCTTTCGGAAGATGCTTTTACATTAGTTGCTATGGCTTACGTAACGCCAGAAGCCATGAAGATGAAAGTTATGTTCATCCAAGAATTTAAAAGGATGCGCGAACACATTCAGAGCAATGTTGTTCCTCTATCAAAGGACCAAGCACTGGTTACAGTCCTCCGAACTACCGCCGATTTAGTCGAAGGACATGATGAAATTGTCAAAGAACAACACGAGATTAGAAAGCTCGTGACCCAGATCGACGAGAAGGTCGAAGAACAGATCACTCTCGATCATGGTGAACAACGTAGATTACAAAAGGCTGTTGCAACTAAAGTCTATGAACTGAGCGACGAACCAAATGAACGCTCACAACTGTTTCGTGAAATCTATCGCGAGATCAAAGATCGGTTTGCAGTTGCATCATACAAAGATGTAAAGCGCAAAGAATTACAAATTGCTATCCGATACGTTGCAAACTGGATTCCGAGAAAGGTCAGCTAA
- a CDS encoding RusA family crossover junction endodeoxyribonuclease, giving the protein MSGIETKNKIKFTVLGEAVAQERARATTHRGRIRMYDPQNSRDFKQYVGLVASQHAPRKPLEGPLKVRLAIYRPMLKSFSRRRMGLAEHGLYRPTTKPDLDNYVKSISDALNKIIWKDDSQVVDLRVSKFYSEQPRIEIEVELLEIN; this is encoded by the coding sequence GTGAGCGGGATCGAAACGAAAAACAAAATTAAATTTACCGTGTTAGGGGAAGCGGTAGCCCAAGAGCGAGCAAGAGCAACAACGCACAGAGGTCGCATCCGAATGTACGACCCGCAGAATTCAAGGGATTTTAAACAATATGTTGGATTGGTTGCTTCTCAACACGCCCCAAGAAAGCCGTTAGAGGGACCGTTGAAAGTGAGGTTGGCAATATATCGGCCTATGCTCAAATCATTCAGCAGGCGGCGAATGGGGCTGGCAGAACATGGGCTATATCGTCCAACAACCAAACCAGACCTCGACAATTACGTGAAGTCGATCAGTGACGCGCTAAACAAGATCATTTGGAAGGATGACAGCCAAGTCGTCGATCTGCGCGTCTCCAAGTTTTATAGCGAGCAGCCGCGGATCGAAATTGAGGTAGAGTTGCTAGAAATCAATTAG